One window of Nostoc sp. C052 genomic DNA carries:
- the sufD gene encoding Fe-S cluster assembly protein SufD: MTIQVSPSPIPNSNLVSLTSTLLDKDTYLTELLNQVTAPKTEGWLQELREGAASWVRHSTIPSTREEEWRFTDLSSLRKVQFNVEKENFASLEFDILPEAANSRLVFVNGVYAPKLSAVTDLPSGIVVSNLAGLPAVEQEGVRQYLAQAEGAQEVFTALNTAGITDAAVVWVKKNVVVETPIHLVFISGETLTISQPRCLVVAEAGSQVTLVEEYVAGKMPTLQEGGVYFTNAVTEVWVGDNAQVSHTRVEREGAEAFHIGKTAIAQARDSRYTCHAITLGAKLSRHNLEILQTGEQTQTTLNGLTIISGKQLSDTHSAIALNYPHGTSDQLHKCIVGDRAHAVFNGKVLVPKRAQLTNAAQLNRNLLLSSKARVDTKPQLEITADNVKCAHGATVSQLEDDEIFYLQSRGIDENDARKLLINAFAAEIINQIPVPSLREILLNTVNNLKSISLDS; the protein is encoded by the coding sequence ATGACTATTCAAGTATCTCCTAGTCCAATACCAAACTCGAATTTAGTCAGTCTGACATCGACTCTGTTAGATAAAGATACCTATCTAACTGAATTGTTAAATCAGGTAACTGCACCCAAAACAGAGGGGTGGTTACAGGAATTACGTGAAGGTGCTGCTAGTTGGGTACGCCACTCGACTATTCCCAGCACCCGCGAGGAAGAATGGCGATTTACTGATTTGTCGTCTCTGCGAAAGGTTCAATTTAATGTAGAGAAGGAAAATTTTGCATCTCTAGAATTTGATATTTTGCCAGAAGCGGCTAATAGTCGTTTGGTATTTGTGAATGGCGTTTATGCACCGAAGTTATCAGCAGTTACAGATTTACCATCTGGTATTGTGGTGAGTAATTTGGCTGGTTTACCTGCGGTTGAGCAGGAGGGTGTACGGCAGTATTTAGCTCAAGCTGAGGGAGCGCAGGAAGTTTTTACGGCTCTCAATACGGCTGGGATAACTGATGCAGCTGTGGTGTGGGTGAAGAAGAATGTGGTAGTTGAGACACCAATTCATTTGGTGTTTATTTCCGGTGAGACGCTGACGATTTCGCAGCCGCGTTGTTTGGTGGTGGCGGAAGCTGGTTCGCAGGTGACGTTGGTTGAGGAGTATGTGGCAGGCAAGATGCCTACCCTACAAGAGGGGGGAGTTTATTTTACTAACGCGGTTACGGAAGTTTGGGTTGGTGACAATGCCCAAGTGAGTCACACTAGGGTTGAGCGAGAAGGTGCAGAGGCTTTTCATATTGGGAAGACTGCGATCGCACAGGCTCGTGATAGTCGATATACTTGTCATGCCATAACTTTAGGTGCGAAGTTGTCACGGCACAATTTGGAGATTTTGCAAACTGGTGAGCAGACACAAACTACTCTCAATGGTTTGACGATAATCTCTGGTAAGCAGTTGTCTGATACTCACAGTGCGATCGCACTCAACTATCCCCACGGTACAAGTGACCAATTGCATAAGTGTATTGTAGGCGATCGCGCTCACGCAGTCTTCAATGGCAAAGTTTTGGTTCCCAAGCGAGCGCAGTTAACAAATGCAGCCCAATTGAATCGGAATTTGCTGCTATCATCGAAAGCCAGAGTTGATACCAAACCCCAATTGGAAATCACTGCGGATAATGTAAAGTGCGCTCACGGTGCTACCGTCAGCCAATTGGAAGATGACGAAATATTCTATCTACAAAGTCGGGGAATTGATGAAAATGATGCTCGAAAGTTGTTAATCAACGCCTTCGCTGCCGAAATAATCAACCAAATACCAGTTCCTTCTCTGCGAGAAATCCTTTTAAACACAGTCAATAATCTTAAGTCCATATCGCTTGACTCTTGA
- a CDS encoding glycoside hydrolase family 10 protein, producing the protein MLSRFIYKNEQWRVWVVNASFKSMKSSFSIQNWRRRSIAACRQTSLKYLFPFLVLISFVTVLLVDSFTPAIVEGGRFSAIAQIPRQEIRGVWMTNNDFDTLKSRDKVQDAVSQLRRLNFNTIYPVVWNSGYVMYPSALAQRAGIQPFVYRGSDGHDILADLITQAHRQGLLVIPWFEFGFMAPPTSELALNYPDWFTQKRDGSQTSISAAGEVMWLNPFHPQVQQFITNLVLETITQYDADGIQFDDHTSLPYEFGYDKYTVALYTQETNNPPPSNPQDADWVKWRADKITAFMVQLNQAVKQRKPQAIFSISPNYYDFAYKFQLQDWLTWMRQNIVDELIVQVYRPNLQSFIANISRPEIQEAQQIIPTGIGIMTGLRNNPVPMQQIKSQVRAVQERGLGVTFFYYESLWNDAQESLEERQAGFQNLFPSPALRARVE; encoded by the coding sequence ATGCTTAGTAGATTCATTTATAAAAACGAGCAATGGCGTGTGTGGGTAGTTAATGCATCATTCAAATCTATGAAATCATCTTTTAGTATTCAAAATTGGCGGCGTAGAAGCATAGCAGCTTGTCGTCAGACATCGCTCAAGTATCTTTTTCCCTTTCTCGTTTTAATATCCTTTGTTACGGTATTGTTGGTAGACAGTTTCACCCCTGCGATCGTTGAAGGTGGGCGCTTCAGCGCCATCGCACAAATACCCCGTCAGGAAATTCGCGGGGTTTGGATGACCAACAATGATTTTGACACTCTCAAAAGTCGCGATAAAGTGCAGGATGCAGTAAGTCAACTGCGGCGGCTAAATTTCAATACAATCTATCCTGTGGTGTGGAACTCTGGTTATGTAATGTATCCTAGCGCCCTAGCGCAACGTGCAGGGATTCAACCTTTTGTCTACAGAGGTTCAGATGGACATGATATTCTTGCAGACCTCATTACTCAAGCCCATCGCCAAGGATTGCTAGTAATTCCCTGGTTTGAATTTGGTTTCATGGCTCCCCCAACCTCGGAACTAGCATTAAATTATCCCGATTGGTTCACACAAAAGCGGGATGGTAGCCAAACTTCAATCAGTGCGGCAGGTGAGGTAATGTGGCTGAATCCATTTCATCCACAAGTACAACAGTTCATTACCAATCTCGTGCTAGAAACTATCACTCAATATGATGCCGATGGCATTCAGTTTGACGATCATACAAGTTTGCCCTACGAATTTGGCTACGATAAATATACAGTTGCCTTGTACACCCAAGAAACTAATAATCCTCCCCCAAGTAATCCTCAAGATGCAGACTGGGTAAAGTGGCGGGCAGATAAAATTACGGCGTTCATGGTACAACTTAACCAAGCTGTAAAGCAGAGAAAACCGCAAGCGATTTTCTCAATTTCTCCCAATTACTATGATTTTGCTTACAAGTTTCAACTGCAAGACTGGCTGACTTGGATGCGGCAAAATATTGTAGACGAGTTAATTGTGCAAGTTTATCGTCCGAACCTGCAAAGTTTTATAGCAAATATTTCCCGCCCAGAAATTCAAGAAGCGCAACAAATAATTCCAACTGGAATTGGCATTATGACAGGGTTAAGAAATAACCCAGTTCCCATGCAGCAAATTAAGTCTCAGGTGCGGGCTGTCCAAGAACGCGGTTTAGGCGTAACTTTCTTTTATTATGAAAGTCTTTGGAACGATGCCCAAGAATCTTTAGAAGAGCGACAAGCTGGATTTCAAAATCTTTTTCCATCTCCTGCACTCCGCGCTAGAGTTGAATAA
- the sufC gene encoding Fe-S cluster assembly ATPase SufC, translating into MIIENSEVVLSVRNLTANVDGTPILKGVNLEVRSGEIHAIMGPNGSGKSTFSKVLAGHPAYEVTGGEVIFQGQNLLELEPEERARSGVFLAFQYPLEIPGVSNLDFLRVAYNSRRKAQGLEEIDAFDFDDLIEEKLDVVKMNPSFLSRSLNEGFSGGEKKRNEILQMALLEPKLGILDETDSGLDIDALRIVANGVNQLASPENSTILITHYQRLLDYIVPDFVHVMAQGRIITSGGKELALELESRGYDWVLEEFAAEVGV; encoded by the coding sequence ATGATTATTGAAAATAGTGAAGTTGTGCTGTCGGTACGGAATCTGACGGCTAATGTTGATGGGACACCGATTCTTAAGGGTGTAAATCTTGAGGTGCGATCGGGTGAAATTCATGCGATTATGGGGCCGAATGGTTCTGGTAAGAGTACTTTTTCTAAGGTATTGGCTGGGCATCCGGCGTATGAGGTGACTGGCGGTGAGGTAATTTTCCAGGGGCAGAATTTACTGGAGTTGGAACCGGAGGAACGGGCGAGAAGTGGTGTATTTTTGGCGTTTCAGTATCCGTTAGAAATTCCGGGTGTGAGCAATTTGGATTTCTTGCGGGTGGCGTACAATTCCCGACGCAAGGCGCAAGGTTTGGAGGAAATAGACGCTTTTGATTTTGACGATTTGATTGAAGAAAAGCTGGATGTGGTGAAGATGAATCCCAGTTTTCTCAGTCGGAGTTTGAATGAAGGGTTTTCTGGTGGCGAGAAGAAGCGGAATGAAATTCTGCAAATGGCGCTGCTGGAACCAAAGTTGGGAATTTTGGATGAGACTGATTCGGGTTTGGATATTGACGCGCTGAGAATTGTGGCCAATGGGGTAAATCAACTGGCAAGTCCAGAAAACTCTACAATTTTGATTACTCACTACCAAAGGTTACTCGATTATATTGTGCCTGATTTTGTGCATGTGATGGCACAGGGGCGGATTATTACCAGTGGCGGTAAGGAACTGGCGCTCGAATTAGAGTCTCGCGGTTATGACTGGGTGCTAGAAGAATTTGCAGCGGAGGTGGGTGTGTAA
- a CDS encoding DEAD/DEAH box helicase family protein — MKTVQITYAGRIEVKRGETPKELYSHQNEAIKALNETNKNSFEGLLVLPTGGGKTLTAVHWLLRNFINHKKKVLWIAHRHELLDQALETLQLNAYSSLLSNVSGFRYRIISGHPKHDRPVNIQKTDDIIIASKDSLNSGLDHLLKNWVGHLNEVLLVVDEAHHATAKTYRKLINAVKDNLKKRGYDNGFKMLGLTATPFRTDESEKSLLKLVFPNDIIFSEHLRNLIAKGILAEPIFENLKTNIEIKQKLNELNARQIKNIEDFDRLPKDIAEKIAQSSTRNNQIVAHYINNKDEYKPLLVFAIDVEHAITLNALFKARKVNSDFVVSSVKDLTTGATVSAEENSEKIKKFRNRELEVLINVEMLTEGTDLPNLKTVFLTRPTASTILMTQMIGRALRGQKAGGTEKAYVVSFIDDWENKINWVNPEKLHFEEDAEFIVKGIPSNNRTARLISIEMIEEFARIMDNSIDTSGLEKLDFLKRIPIGIYHFSILEPSEGYEPNPRPYDVLLYDDTEEAYDNFVNDLKLLFQSIDLQDREILTEPELEKLWQAAKQIYFPDYETLLGYRDEDVKNILRFYAQKQIPPAFLAFSERRKCDLSIVARHIYDNSLGRRAESDYINSIWNDENSFWQVIFSYNQLYFMKQLDDEIRKITNPDIYGNVSISIPTVIPDTVPLDKLTLYEIKERDIVEYRKIKNAVFGKHTDAKGFMTCAISKVKTQMRRDFQIDHIKPMSEGGLTTIDNLQLLTRKAHVEKTRIENTRR, encoded by the coding sequence ATGAAAACCGTTCAAATTACCTACGCAGGCCGGATCGAAGTTAAAAGGGGTGAAACTCCTAAAGAGCTATACTCCCACCAGAACGAAGCAATCAAGGCGCTGAATGAAACTAATAAAAATTCCTTTGAAGGCTTGCTAGTGCTACCCACAGGTGGCGGAAAAACGTTAACAGCAGTTCACTGGCTACTACGTAATTTTATTAACCACAAGAAAAAGGTTCTATGGATTGCTCATCGCCATGAATTACTTGACCAAGCACTTGAGACACTTCAACTTAATGCCTATTCATCATTATTGAGCAATGTATCAGGATTTAGATACCGCATTATCTCCGGTCATCCTAAACATGATCGACCTGTAAACATTCAAAAGACTGATGACATCATCATTGCCAGTAAAGATAGTCTAAACAGTGGGCTTGATCACTTATTGAAAAACTGGGTTGGTCACTTAAATGAAGTTCTTTTGGTTGTAGATGAAGCACATCATGCAACCGCTAAGACATATCGTAAATTGATTAATGCTGTCAAGGATAATCTAAAAAAACGAGGTTATGATAACGGCTTTAAAATGCTGGGACTAACGGCTACCCCCTTCAGAACAGATGAGAGTGAGAAGAGTTTGCTAAAGTTAGTTTTTCCAAATGATATTATCTTCTCAGAACACCTGAGAAATTTAATCGCCAAGGGAATCCTTGCTGAACCGATTTTTGAAAATCTCAAAACGAACATAGAAATCAAGCAAAAATTGAATGAATTGAATGCAAGGCAAATAAAAAATATCGAAGACTTTGACAGACTGCCAAAGGACATTGCTGAGAAGATTGCTCAATCTAGTACGCGTAACAATCAAATTGTTGCTCATTATATTAACAATAAGGATGAATACAAACCTCTTCTAGTATTTGCAATTGATGTAGAACACGCAATCACTTTGAACGCACTGTTTAAGGCGAGAAAAGTTAATTCTGATTTTGTTGTATCTTCAGTTAAAGATTTAACTACAGGTGCCACAGTTTCTGCCGAGGAAAACTCAGAAAAAATCAAAAAATTCAGAAATCGAGAGCTTGAGGTATTGATAAATGTAGAAATGTTGACTGAGGGAACAGATTTACCTAACCTAAAAACTGTTTTTCTCACACGACCGACCGCCTCTACAATACTAATGACACAAATGATTGGTCGGGCTTTGCGTGGGCAAAAAGCAGGCGGTACAGAAAAAGCTTATGTGGTCAGTTTTATTGATGACTGGGAAAACAAAATTAACTGGGTGAACCCAGAAAAACTTCATTTTGAAGAAGATGCAGAATTTATTGTAAAAGGAATTCCATCAAATAATAGAACTGCTCGGCTCATATCTATTGAAATGATCGAAGAATTCGCTCGGATCATGGATAACTCCATTGATACTAGTGGTTTAGAAAAACTAGACTTTTTGAAAAGGATTCCTATTGGAATTTATCATTTTTCCATTCTCGAACCATCCGAAGGATATGAGCCTAATCCTAGACCTTATGATGTATTGTTATATGACGATACAGAAGAAGCATACGATAATTTTGTTAACGATTTGAAGCTTCTATTCCAAAGTATTGATTTACAAGATAGGGAAATATTGACCGAACCAGAACTTGAAAAGCTTTGGCAGGCTGCAAAGCAAATTTATTTTCCTGACTATGAAACTTTGCTTGGTTACAGAGATGAAGATGTAAAAAATATCTTACGTTTCTATGCTCAAAAGCAAATTCCACCAGCATTTCTAGCTTTTAGCGAGAGAAGAAAGTGTGATTTATCTATCGTAGCAAGACATATCTACGATAATTCGTTAGGTCGTAGAGCAGAGTCTGACTATATCAACTCAATTTGGAATGATGAAAATTCTTTTTGGCAAGTTATATTCAGCTACAACCAATTATATTTCATGAAGCAATTGGACGATGAAATTAGGAAGATTACTAATCCAGATATATACGGTAATGTGTCCATATCAATACCAACTGTAATTCCTGATACTGTACCACTAGATAAATTAACTCTATATGAAATAAAAGAGCGAGATATTGTTGAATACAGAAAAATTAAAAATGCTGTATTCGGCAAGCACACAGATGCAAAAGGGTTTATGACTTGTGCAATCAGTAAAGTTAAAACTCAGATGCGGAGAGATTTTCAAATCGATCACATTAAACCTATGTCTGAGGGTGGTTTAACTACCATCGATAATTTGCAATTGCTGACACGTAAAGCCCATGTAGAGAAAACCCGTATAGAGAATACAAGACGATAG
- a CDS encoding cysteine desulfurase, with product MTFTTTKTLADKVRADFPILHQEVNDKPLVYLDNAATSQKPLFVLNTLRDYYEKYNSNVHRGAHTLSARATDAYEGARDKVAKFINAASRQEIVYTRNATEAINLVAYSWGMNNLQPGDEIILSVMEHHSNIVPWQFVAQKTGAVLKFVELTPEETFDFEQFKKLISEKTKLVSVVHISNALGCINPVAEIGAIAHEYGAKFLVDGCQSVPHFPIDVQQIDCDWLVASGHKMCAPTGIGFLYGKLELLESMPPFFGGGEMIAEVYLDHSTYAELPHKFEAGTPAIGEAIALGAAIDYLSNIGMDKIHAYEAELTAYLFQQLEQIPQIRIYGPKPNAKGEGRAALASFTAGEVHANDLSTLLDQEGVAIRSGHHCTQPLHRYLGLAATARASLSFYNTREEIDIFIKALKETLDFFAGFLA from the coding sequence ATGACTTTCACCACTACCAAAACCCTTGCTGATAAAGTTCGCGCTGACTTCCCAATTTTGCATCAGGAAGTTAACGATAAACCTCTGGTTTATCTTGATAATGCTGCGACATCGCAAAAGCCTTTGTTCGTCTTAAATACTCTACGGGATTATTACGAGAAATATAATTCTAATGTGCATCGCGGTGCCCATACTCTAAGTGCTAGAGCTACTGATGCTTATGAAGGTGCTAGAGATAAAGTTGCCAAATTTATTAATGCTGCATCGCGTCAGGAAATTGTCTATACCCGCAACGCAACTGAGGCGATTAACTTAGTAGCTTATAGTTGGGGAATGAACAATTTGCAGCCTGGGGATGAAATTATTCTGTCGGTGATGGAACACCACAGTAATATTGTACCTTGGCAATTCGTGGCACAAAAAACGGGTGCAGTCCTGAAATTTGTGGAACTGACACCAGAAGAAACTTTTGATTTTGAACAGTTTAAAAAACTGATTTCCGAAAAAACTAAATTGGTGTCGGTGGTGCATATTTCTAATGCTTTGGGTTGCATTAACCCAGTAGCAGAAATTGGTGCGATCGCTCACGAATATGGTGCTAAATTCTTAGTTGATGGTTGTCAAAGTGTTCCTCATTTCCCCATAGATGTACAGCAAATAGATTGTGATTGGCTGGTAGCTTCCGGTCATAAAATGTGCGCCCCAACTGGGATAGGATTTTTGTATGGCAAGTTGGAATTGTTAGAATCTATGCCGCCCTTTTTTGGGGGTGGTGAGATGATTGCAGAGGTATATTTAGACCATTCCACTTATGCAGAATTACCGCATAAATTTGAAGCTGGTACACCTGCAATTGGAGAAGCGATCGCACTTGGGGCTGCGATAGATTATCTTAGCAATATCGGCATGGATAAAATCCACGCCTATGAAGCAGAATTAACGGCTTATTTGTTCCAACAATTAGAGCAAATTCCCCAAATTAGAATTTACGGCCCCAAACCAAATGCGAAAGGGGAAGGTAGAGCCGCTCTTGCATCCTTCACCGCCGGGGAAGTTCACGCCAATGACTTATCTACATTATTAGATCAAGAAGGCGTTGCGATCCGTTCTGGACACCACTGTACTCAACCATTACACCGTTACTTAGGTCTGGCTGCAACTGCACGAGCAAGTCTATCTTTCTACAACACCCGCGAGGAAATTGATATTTTCATCAAAGCACTGAAAGAAACCCTGGACTTTTTTGCAGGTTTCCTTGCTTAA
- the bchI gene encoding magnesium chelatase ATPase subunit I → MSPTAQSTASARRVVFPFTAIVGQEEMKLALLLNVIDPKIGGVMIMGDRGTGKSTTIRALADLLPEISVVANDPFSSDPSDPDLMSDEVRQLLEQGAEIPVAHKKVQMVDLPLGATEDRVCGTIDIEKALSEGVKAFEPGLLAKANRGILYVDEVNLLDDHLVDVLLDSAASGWNTVEREGISIRHPARFVLVGSGNPEEGELRPQLLDRFGMHAEIHTVKEPALRVQIVEQRADFDQNPPVFLENYKPQQEALQQQIVNAQQLLPEVKIDYDLRVKISEVCSELDVDGLRGDIVSNRAAKALTAYEGRTEVTVDDIHRVITLCLRHRLRKDPLESIDSGYKVAKVFSRIFGVELPESDTAQKNGTGQKLGARG, encoded by the coding sequence GTGAGTCCAACAGCTCAATCCACGGCAAGTGCGCGTCGCGTAGTATTTCCTTTTACGGCAATAGTGGGCCAGGAAGAAATGAAACTGGCGCTGCTATTGAACGTGATTGACCCCAAAATTGGGGGTGTAATGATTATGGGCGATCGCGGCACCGGAAAATCCACAACTATCCGGGCGCTGGCGGATCTGCTGCCAGAAATTTCTGTGGTTGCCAATGACCCCTTTAGTAGCGATCCTAGCGACCCCGACTTGATGAGCGATGAAGTCCGCCAACTGTTAGAACAAGGGGCAGAAATTCCCGTAGCTCACAAAAAAGTCCAAATGGTAGACCTGCCGCTAGGAGCTACAGAAGACCGAGTTTGTGGCACAATCGACATCGAGAAAGCTTTATCTGAAGGTGTCAAAGCCTTTGAACCGGGACTGCTGGCAAAGGCTAACCGAGGCATTCTCTATGTAGATGAAGTCAACTTACTAGATGACCACCTTGTAGACGTGTTACTCGACTCCGCTGCCAGTGGATGGAACACTGTAGAACGCGAAGGCATTTCTATCCGTCACCCGGCGCGTTTCGTGCTTGTGGGTTCTGGAAACCCCGAAGAAGGCGAACTACGCCCCCAACTGCTCGATCGCTTTGGGATGCACGCAGAAATTCACACAGTCAAGGAACCAGCATTACGGGTGCAAATTGTAGAACAACGAGCAGATTTTGACCAAAATCCGCCAGTGTTTCTCGAAAACTACAAACCCCAGCAAGAAGCATTGCAACAGCAAATTGTCAATGCTCAACAGCTTTTGCCAGAAGTGAAAATTGACTACGATTTGCGGGTGAAAATTTCTGAAGTCTGTTCAGAACTGGATGTAGATGGTTTACGGGGTGATATTGTTAGTAACCGCGCCGCCAAAGCCTTAACAGCTTATGAAGGACGCACTGAAGTTACAGTTGATGATATCCATCGCGTAATTACGCTATGCTTGCGTCACAGACTGCGGAAAGATCCCTTAGAATCGATTGATTCTGGCTACAAAGTCGCCAAAGTTTTTAGCCGCATCTTTGGTGTCGAACTACCAGAAAGTGATACGGCACAAAAAAACGGCACAGGTCAAAAGTTAGGGGCTAGAGGTTAA
- a CDS encoding ATP-dependent Zn protease has product MSQTSLNLVAISIFLMTLSVLLGPFLNLSPAVPALATFTILGIATLDSFSLQGKGGTIFLDWIAGFSKEHRDRIVHHEAGHFLVAYLLGIPATGYTLSAWEAWKQGQPGQGGVSFDDGELASQLEVGKISAQMLDRYCTVWMAGIAAETLVFNNAEGGSDDKSKLIGVLTILGFSESAYQQKLRFHALQAKTLLEENWSSYEALVNAMRQRTPVEDCHAELAAGSKALQNSGMNRGR; this is encoded by the coding sequence ATGAGCCAGACTAGCCTAAATTTAGTTGCAATATCTATCTTTCTGATGACCCTATCGGTATTGCTAGGGCCATTCTTAAACTTATCACCGGCAGTACCGGCACTTGCTACCTTCACTATCTTAGGCATAGCGACATTAGATAGTTTCAGCTTGCAAGGCAAGGGTGGTACTATTTTTTTGGATTGGATTGCTGGTTTTTCAAAAGAACATCGCGATCGCATCGTCCACCACGAAGCAGGGCATTTTTTGGTTGCTTACCTATTGGGTATTCCTGCGACTGGTTACACACTCAGCGCTTGGGAAGCTTGGAAACAGGGTCAACCTGGACAAGGCGGCGTTAGCTTTGATGATGGCGAATTAGCATCTCAACTAGAAGTAGGTAAAATCAGTGCCCAAATGTTAGACCGCTACTGCACTGTTTGGATGGCGGGTATTGCTGCTGAAACCCTAGTTTTTAATAATGCTGAGGGTGGAAGTGATGATAAAAGCAAGCTGATAGGAGTCTTGACAATTTTGGGTTTTTCTGAATCAGCTTATCAGCAGAAACTACGGTTTCATGCCCTCCAGGCAAAAACCCTACTGGAAGAAAATTGGTCTAGCTATGAGGCTTTAGTCAATGCTATGCGACAACGCACCCCCGTAGAAGATTGCCATGCTGAGTTAGCAGCAGGAAGTAAGGCATTGCAGAACAGCGGCATGAATAGAGGCAGGTAG